From Streptomyces griseorubiginosus, one genomic window encodes:
- a CDS encoding PA14 domain-containing protein translates to MRTRPLRGRLALLLAALLGLTGLTAVPAPAAEDPVEARGLKGEYWTQSAPGAFDFHELKATTFDPNLDFDTLEPRLTAATGRSDDVSVRWTGKVVPETTGPHTFSVTGDNGFRLWVGGRLLIDHWVDDWDREQTAEPVELTAGQSYDIKVEYFEHYGGSNLHLCWTPPGGTQQAVPQSAFRLPDGYAYDGPLATTVLGTGRTLRLDFAQPLAAPPAGLADHLQAVIGGAKWPLGTVRQDPRDARALLVALAEPVVGNRTGTARGTADLRYDGEGGLTGTDGNVVNAFWSSGPNRSTHELRTKWADQVGPDNALPEYPRPQLTRQEWRNLNGRWQFAAAEPGQAPPVGRDLTERILVPYPVESQLSGLERHEDRMWYRRTFTVPADWHIGSGKRLRLNFGAVDWRSEVYVNGTRVAEHTGGYDKFSADITDALKPGRTQELIVGVYDPTDAADGENPPLGKQRLDPSGIWYTPSSGIWQTVWMEPVARDHVDSLELTPDLSTDRLTVEARGVRDGVPITATAYDGKRKVATARGRTGEPLSLRIGNPRLWSPDDPFLYDLEVTVGADRVGSYFGMRSIAVENVAGTARTVLNGEPVFMMATLDQGFWPDGLHTAPTDEALAYDLKAHKRLGFNAVRKHIKVEPDRWFYWADRLGLLVWQDMPAMTAGVNPGPAARAEYERELKQMIDQHVSSPSVVMWVTFNEGWGQYDIGRIAEQAKAWDPTRLVNNQSGLNLGADGNAGDIMDEHGYPSPALPPHPDGRRALVSGEYGGLGLAVPGHAWSVQQSYVDVDPARYTDEYLARLDEVRALVCRGSNGAVYTQITDVEGELNGLLTYDRKVLKPDAERVAAAHRALIRDASRAAPAGCAATDG, encoded by the coding sequence GTGCGTACCAGACCTCTCAGAGGCCGGCTCGCGTTACTGCTGGCCGCCCTTCTCGGCCTGACCGGCCTCACCGCGGTCCCGGCCCCGGCCGCCGAAGACCCCGTCGAGGCCCGTGGCCTCAAGGGCGAGTACTGGACCCAGTCCGCCCCCGGCGCCTTCGACTTCCACGAGCTGAAGGCGACCACCTTCGACCCGAACCTCGACTTCGACACCCTCGAACCCCGTCTCACCGCCGCGACCGGCCGCTCGGACGACGTCAGCGTCCGCTGGACCGGCAAGGTCGTACCGGAGACGACCGGCCCCCACACCTTCTCGGTCACCGGCGACAACGGCTTCCGCCTCTGGGTCGGCGGCCGGCTCCTCATCGACCACTGGGTGGACGACTGGGACCGCGAACAGACCGCCGAGCCGGTCGAGTTGACCGCCGGACAGTCCTACGACATCAAGGTCGAGTACTTCGAGCACTACGGCGGCTCCAACCTCCACCTGTGCTGGACCCCGCCGGGCGGCACCCAGCAGGCCGTTCCCCAGTCGGCGTTCCGGCTCCCCGACGGCTACGCCTACGACGGCCCCCTCGCGACCACCGTCCTCGGCACCGGGCGCACCCTGAGGCTCGACTTCGCCCAGCCCCTCGCCGCACCCCCGGCCGGCCTCGCCGACCACCTCCAGGCGGTGATCGGCGGCGCCAAGTGGCCCCTGGGAACGGTGAGGCAGGACCCGAGGGACGCCCGCGCCCTGCTCGTCGCCCTCGCCGAACCCGTCGTCGGCAACAGGACCGGCACCGCGCGCGGCACCGCCGACCTCCGCTACGACGGCGAGGGCGGCCTCACCGGCACGGACGGCAACGTTGTCAACGCCTTCTGGAGCAGCGGCCCCAACCGCTCGACCCACGAACTGCGTACCAAGTGGGCCGACCAGGTGGGCCCGGACAACGCCCTTCCCGAGTACCCGCGCCCCCAGTTGACCCGCCAGGAGTGGCGTAACCTCAACGGCCGCTGGCAGTTCGCCGCCGCCGAGCCGGGGCAGGCCCCACCCGTAGGCAGGGACCTGACCGAGCGCATCCTCGTGCCCTACCCGGTGGAGTCCCAGCTCTCCGGCCTGGAACGGCACGAGGACCGCATGTGGTACCGCCGCACCTTCACCGTCCCGGCCGACTGGCACATCGGCTCCGGCAAGCGCCTCCGCCTCAACTTCGGCGCGGTCGACTGGCGGTCCGAGGTGTACGTGAACGGCACCAGGGTCGCCGAACACACCGGCGGTTACGACAAGTTCAGCGCCGACATCACCGACGCGCTGAAGCCCGGCCGCACCCAGGAACTGATCGTCGGCGTGTACGACCCGACCGACGCGGCCGACGGCGAGAACCCGCCCCTCGGCAAGCAGCGCCTCGACCCGAGCGGCATCTGGTACACCCCGTCCTCCGGTATCTGGCAGACCGTCTGGATGGAACCGGTCGCCCGTGACCACGTCGACTCCCTCGAACTGACGCCCGACCTGTCCACCGACCGGCTGACGGTCGAGGCACGGGGCGTCCGCGACGGCGTACCGATCACGGCGACGGCGTACGACGGGAAGCGGAAGGTGGCGACGGCGCGCGGCCGGACGGGTGAACCGCTGTCCCTGAGGATCGGGAACCCGCGCCTGTGGTCGCCGGACGACCCGTTCCTCTACGACCTGGAGGTGACCGTCGGTGCCGACCGCGTCGGCAGCTACTTCGGGATGCGCTCCATCGCCGTCGAGAACGTGGCCGGCACCGCGCGCACGGTCCTCAACGGCGAGCCGGTCTTCATGATGGCTACCCTCGACCAGGGCTTCTGGCCCGACGGCCTGCACACCGCGCCCACCGACGAGGCCCTCGCGTACGACCTGAAGGCCCACAAGCGGCTCGGCTTCAACGCCGTGCGCAAGCACATCAAGGTCGAACCCGACCGCTGGTTCTACTGGGCCGACCGGCTGGGCCTGCTGGTGTGGCAGGACATGCCCGCCATGACAGCGGGGGTGAATCCGGGTCCCGCCGCCCGCGCCGAGTACGAACGCGAGCTCAAGCAGATGATCGACCAGCACGTCAGCAGCCCCTCGGTCGTCATGTGGGTGACCTTCAACGAGGGCTGGGGGCAGTACGACATCGGCCGGATCGCCGAACAGGCCAAGGCCTGGGACCCGACCCGCCTGGTCAACAACCAGTCGGGGCTGAACCTGGGGGCCGACGGAAACGCCGGCGACATCATGGACGAGCACGGCTACCCGAGCCCCGCCCTGCCACCCCACCCGGACGGCAGACGTGCCCTGGTCAGCGGGGAGTACGGCGGCCTCGGCCTGGCGGTGCCGGGACACGCCTGGTCCGTGCAGCAGTCGTACGTCGACGTCGATCCGGCGCGCTACACCGACGAATATCTGGCCAGGCTCGACGAGGTGCGGGCCCTGGTGTGCCGGGGCAGCAACGGGGCCGTGTACACGCAGATCACGGACGTGGAAGGGGAGCTCAACGGGCTGCTCACCTAT
- a CDS encoding GNAT family N-acetyltransferase gives MRVRAVTPADADDVFRLLRDFATSHTPERARFTAVTFPALLAAAAAGRAEFLAAEEGGRAVGYVHAARMPTLFAGGTVLELLELTVDSALRGRGTGSGLVRAVLEAAERAGDVEVCVPTRRAADFYRRLDFTETATYLKWAPVG, from the coding sequence GTGCGAGTCCGCGCCGTGACGCCCGCCGACGCGGACGACGTCTTCCGTCTGCTGCGTGACTTCGCCACGAGCCACACCCCCGAGCGGGCCCGCTTCACGGCGGTCACGTTTCCCGCGCTCCTCGCGGCCGCCGCGGCCGGCCGGGCCGAGTTCCTGGCCGCCGAGGAAGGCGGGCGCGCGGTCGGGTACGTCCACGCCGCCCGCATGCCCACGCTGTTCGCGGGCGGCACGGTCCTCGAACTCCTGGAGCTCACCGTCGACAGCGCGCTGCGCGGCCGCGGGACCGGCTCCGGGCTCGTGCGCGCGGTGCTGGAGGCCGCCGAGCGGGCCGGTGACGTGGAGGTGTGCGTGCCGACGCGCAGGGCCGCCGACTTCTACCGGCGACTGGACTTCACCGAGACGGCCACTTATCTCAAGTGGGCACCCGTCGGCTGA
- the glgC gene encoding glucose-1-phosphate adenylyltransferase produces the protein MRRGGPSVLGIVLAGGEGKRLMPLTTDRAKPAVTFGGTYRLVDFVLSNLVNGDILRICVLTQYKSHSLDRHITTTWRMSSLLGNYITPVPAQQRLGPRWYLGSADAILQSLNLIYDERPEYVAVFGADHVYRMDPRQMLTQHIESGAGVTVAGIRVPRSESPSFGVISPGSDGLTVERFLEKPTDPPGLADDPETVYASMGNYIFTTKALIEALQRDSEDENSVHDMGGSILPQLTDRGEAQLYDFSANHVPGETTRDRGYWRDVGTLDAYYDAHMDLIAERPAFNLYNRQWPIYTHSGQLSPARFNAGGIASESIISAGCLIRGQVTRSVLSPGVLVDPGAVVQGSVLHDNVKIGRGAVVRGAVLDKNVEVPPGATIGVNPERDAELYTVSKGGVIALGKGQLVS, from the coding sequence ATGCGTCGTGGCGGACCTTCGGTGCTCGGCATCGTACTGGCGGGTGGAGAAGGCAAACGCCTGATGCCCTTGACCACAGACCGCGCGAAACCGGCGGTCACCTTCGGAGGAACGTATCGCCTGGTCGACTTCGTCCTCTCCAACCTCGTCAACGGTGACATCCTGCGCATCTGCGTGCTCACGCAGTACAAGTCGCACTCGCTGGACCGGCACATCACCACCACCTGGCGGATGTCGAGCCTGCTCGGCAACTACATCACGCCGGTGCCCGCCCAGCAGCGCCTCGGACCGCGCTGGTACCTGGGCAGCGCGGACGCGATCCTGCAGTCCCTGAACCTGATCTACGACGAGCGCCCCGAGTACGTGGCGGTCTTCGGCGCCGACCACGTGTACCGCATGGACCCGCGCCAGATGCTCACACAGCACATCGAGTCCGGCGCGGGTGTCACGGTGGCCGGGATCCGCGTCCCGCGCTCGGAGTCCCCGTCGTTCGGGGTGATCTCCCCGGGCTCGGACGGCCTCACGGTGGAACGCTTCCTGGAGAAGCCCACCGACCCGCCCGGCCTCGCTGACGACCCCGAGACCGTGTACGCGTCGATGGGCAACTACATCTTCACGACGAAGGCCCTGATCGAGGCCCTGCAACGGGACTCCGAGGACGAGAACTCGGTGCACGACATGGGCGGTTCGATCCTTCCGCAGCTCACCGACCGCGGCGAGGCCCAGCTCTACGACTTCAGCGCCAACCACGTCCCCGGCGAGACCACCCGCGACCGCGGCTACTGGCGGGACGTGGGCACCCTGGACGCCTACTACGACGCCCATATGGACCTGATCGCCGAGCGCCCCGCCTTCAACCTCTACAACCGCCAGTGGCCCATCTACACCCACTCCGGCCAGCTGTCCCCGGCCCGCTTCAACGCCGGCGGCATCGCGAGTGAGTCCATCATCAGCGCCGGCTGCCTCATCCGCGGTCAGGTCACCCGCTCCGTCCTGTCACCCGGCGTCCTGGTCGACCCGGGTGCGGTGGTCCAGGGCTCGGTGCTCCACGACAACGTCAAGATCGGCCGGGGCGCGGTGGTCCGGGGCGCCGTCCTCGACAAGAACGTCGAGGTCCCGCCGGGCGCGACGATCGGCGTGAACCCGGAGCGGGACGCCGAGCTGTACACGGTGTCCAAGGGCGGGGTGATCGCGCTCGGGAAGGGCCAGCTGGTGTCCTAG
- the glgA gene encoding glycogen synthase: MRVGLLTREYPPDVYGGAGVHVEFLARELRSLVDLDVHCWGEGRAEGVIRHRPWSALDAANDALRTFSVDLSMAAGLEGRELVHSHTWYANLAGHFGKLLHGIPHVMTAHSLEPLRPWKAEQLGGGYALSSWAERTAIESADAVIAVSGAMREDILGCYPALDPAKVHIVHNGIDTALYRPDHGTDVLDRIGLDRDRPFVLFVGRITRQKGVPHLLRAVRDIDPAAQVVLCAGAPDTPEIDREFRELFEELSRVREGVHWIPQMLPRPEVIQLLTHAAVFVCPSVYEPLGIVNLEAMACGTPVVASRVGGIPEVVDDGRTGLLVTVDDGFEPALARALDSVLGDPEAARRMGEAGRERAVGEFGWDAVARRTVRLYEEILKQA; this comes from the coding sequence GTGCGTGTGGGCCTGCTGACCCGGGAGTACCCGCCGGACGTGTACGGCGGCGCCGGTGTCCATGTCGAGTTCCTCGCCCGGGAGTTGAGGTCCCTCGTCGACCTGGACGTGCACTGCTGGGGCGAGGGCCGCGCCGAGGGCGTGATCCGGCACCGGCCCTGGTCCGCGCTGGATGCCGCCAACGACGCGCTGCGCACCTTCTCCGTGGACCTCTCCATGGCCGCGGGGCTCGAAGGCCGCGAACTGGTCCACTCGCACACCTGGTACGCCAACCTGGCGGGCCACTTCGGCAAGCTGCTGCACGGCATCCCGCACGTGATGACCGCCCACTCGCTGGAGCCCCTGCGCCCCTGGAAGGCCGAGCAGCTCGGCGGCGGGTACGCCCTCTCCAGCTGGGCCGAGCGCACCGCGATCGAGTCAGCCGACGCGGTGATCGCGGTGTCGGGGGCGATGCGCGAGGACATCCTCGGCTGCTACCCGGCACTGGATCCGGCCAAGGTCCACATCGTGCACAACGGCATCGACACCGCCCTGTACCGGCCGGACCACGGCACCGACGTACTGGACCGGATCGGCCTGGACCGCGACCGTCCGTTCGTGCTGTTCGTCGGCCGCATCACCCGCCAGAAGGGGGTGCCCCACCTTCTGCGCGCGGTACGGGACATCGACCCGGCGGCGCAGGTCGTGCTGTGCGCGGGCGCCCCGGACACCCCCGAGATCGACCGGGAGTTCCGGGAGCTCTTCGAGGAGCTGAGCCGGGTCCGCGAGGGCGTGCACTGGATCCCGCAGATGCTGCCCCGCCCCGAGGTGATCCAACTTCTCACCCATGCGGCCGTGTTCGTCTGCCCCTCGGTGTACGAACCGCTCGGGATCGTCAACCTGGAGGCGATGGCCTGCGGCACTCCCGTGGTCGCCTCCCGGGTCGGCGGGATCCCCGAGGTCGTGGACGACGGCAGGACCGGACTGCTCGTGACCGTGGACGACGGGTTCGAACCGGCCCTCGCGCGGGCACTCGACTCCGTGCTCGGCGATCCGGAGGCGGCCCGTCGGATGGGCGAGGCGGGGCGGGAGCGCGCGGTGGGCGAGTTCGGCTGGGACGCCGTCGCCCGGCGTACGGTCCGGCTCTACGAGGAGATCCTCAAACAGGCGTAG
- a CDS encoding (2Fe-2S)-binding protein, with protein sequence MVLLLVVDLDPELAALRPLGAFFVLRTIGDPAGTSRPALPTLAQVYENRSSDVYGNPLTFRVRKVAGALNAPEPRIAASIAHLGLAARLWSVALGCASVYGRIPDLAPERLRWDPDASAPDELRLDAVTPLPSDAGTIADVVLHGHLEPLARALRSEYRLAGGLLWGNAASALAGAARQLGPDTAARALAAELLAHPLLEGTLDATTLRRRSCCLYYRLPGGGVCGDCCFTRAPRSSPRGASG encoded by the coding sequence TTGGTACTACTGCTGGTCGTGGACCTCGACCCGGAACTCGCGGCGCTGCGACCGCTCGGCGCCTTCTTCGTCCTACGCACGATCGGCGACCCCGCCGGGACCTCGCGCCCGGCGCTACCGACTCTCGCACAAGTCTACGAGAACCGGTCGTCGGATGTTTACGGAAATCCCCTGACTTTTCGTGTCCGGAAGGTCGCCGGGGCCCTGAACGCCCCCGAGCCCCGGATCGCCGCCTCCATCGCCCACCTGGGCCTCGCGGCCCGGCTCTGGTCGGTGGCGCTCGGCTGCGCGTCGGTGTACGGCCGGATTCCCGACCTGGCCCCCGAACGCCTGCGCTGGGACCCGGACGCGAGCGCTCCCGACGAGCTCCGGCTCGACGCGGTGACCCCGCTTCCGAGCGACGCCGGGACGATCGCCGACGTCGTCCTGCACGGCCACCTCGAACCCCTGGCCCGGGCACTGCGCTCCGAGTACCGGCTGGCCGGCGGGCTGCTGTGGGGCAACGCCGCCTCGGCACTGGCGGGAGCCGCCCGTCAACTGGGCCCCGACACCGCCGCCCGCGCCCTCGCGGCCGAACTCCTCGCCCACCCGCTCCTCGAAGGCACCCTGGACGCCACCACCCTCCGCCGCCGCAGCTGCTGTCTGTACTACCGGTTGCCGGGAGGCGGCGTCTGCGGTGACTGTTGTTTCACACGAGCCCCGCGCTCTTCCCCGCGCGGCGCATCTGGGTGA